The sequence below is a genomic window from Terriglobia bacterium.
GTGATTACCTGGAAATTCCACTATCCGTCCAGAAAGGCTGGAAAAGCATCGAGGATGGACTCAAAACCTGGCGAGCTGCCGTAGAAGATAACGGGATTTTTGTCTTCAAGGATTCTTTCAAACAGAAAGATGTCTTCGGGCTGTCCTTGTATGACGAAGAGTTCCCTCTCATCCTTATCAACAACAGCAATGCCCAAACCCGGCAAATCTTCACGCTGTTTCATGAACTGGCTCACCTTATCGTTCACGAAAGCGGTGTCACGAAGCAGGACGACAGCTATATCGACAAATTGCACGGTCATTCGCGGCAGGTTGAAGTCTTCTGCAATCGGCTGGCGGCGGAGCTTTTGCTTCCATCCTCAGACTTCAAGGCCACCCTTAGGACATACGAAAGGCCTGATGAGGAAGCCGTAAACGCCATTGCCTGGACATATAAGGTTAGCCGGGAAGTTGTGTTGCGGCGTCTGCTGGATATGGAGCTTGTCGGCAAGCAGCGCTACGAGCGCGACGTCAAGAAATGGCGGGAGGAATATGATGCGAGGGTAAAAGCCGACGCACAAGCAGGAAAGGGCGGTGGCAATTACTACGCCACGCAGGCCAGCTATCTGGGCGAGAAATACCTGAGCCTTGCGTTTTCCAGCTATTACAAAGGACGCATTTCCGTCGATCAGCTCGCGGACTACTTGAACGTGAGCGTTAAGAACATTCCAGGCCTGGAACAGTTTGTCCTCCAGAAGACAAGCTGAAGGCCGTTATGCCTTACATCTTCGATACCAACAGCATCGTTGCTCTTTCTCACTACTATCCGAAACGATTCCCCAGTTTCTGGACTCGGTTCGACGCGGCGGTGGAGGCCGAGGATGTCGTTTCTGTCCGGGAAGTTTCCCGGGAAATCGAAAATCACAGCCATATTCAACCGTGGCTGGCTGATTGGCTGACAGCGCACAAATCCGTATTCCGCGTACCGACGCCGGAAGAAATGCGGTTTGTTGTCGAGATCTTCAGAGTGAAGCCGTTCCAGGCTCTCGTCGGCGAGAAACAACGCCTGCGCGGGACTCCGGCCGCAGACCCGTTTGTCATTGGCTGTGCAAAAATCAGCAACGGCGTGGTCATTACACAGGAGGTCAAAAAGGACGGCGGAGCGAAGATACCCAATGTCTGTGATCATTTCGGGATCCAGTGGACGAACCTGGAGGGATTCCTCGCCGCGAAAGGCTGGGAGTTTTAGCGGCCGCCGATTTTGAGCAACTGAAGCGTTACGCGTTTCAAGCCCCATTAAACTCAGATACTTAACACCATTTACTTGTATTTGCACGGGAACGACCTTACTCCCTGAACTGGGATGTTCCTAAACCTGGTTCAATTTGCGGCATTACACCTCAAGTGATCATTGACTCGTGAGCTGTCCCCGTGGGCGTTGACGCGGGAGAAGAGAGCCGAGGAAGACAGCGCCGGTTGCGGTAATGATGTCAGTTGCTCCATCGCTGTTCAGATCGCCAACAGCGATGGAGCGTAAACTCGACGAGCCAGGGGACAAGTTGACTGGCGCTTGCAATGTCCCATCGCCGTTACCTAAGAGCAGAATCACGTAGTCAGTACTATCGTTAACAACAGCCAGATCGGCGGCGCCGTCGCCGTTGAAGTCTCCAACCGCAAGAGAGAACGGCTGTGAACCCGCTGCAAAACTAAGAGCTGTCTGAAACGTGCCGTTGCCATTTCCCAAGAGCACGCTAACGCTAGGAATCGTGGAGCAACAGTACGTGGCATAATTCGCAACAGCCAGATCAACCTCGCCGTCGCCATTAAAGTCGCCAACTACAACAAAATAAGGATACGGCCCAACACCGAAGTCCACTGCCGACTGAAACGTGCCATCGCCGTTACCAAGCAGGACGCTAACATCGTGGCCGCCGCCGAAGAGACCGGAGTTTGCACTCACGATGTCGGCCCTACCGTCATCATTGAAATCACCGACACTAACAGACAATGGATACGAGCCAACGCCGAAATTCACTGCACTTTGAAACGTCCCATCGCCGTTACCCAAGAGCACGCTGACATCGTTGCTGGTCGCGTTGGCGACGACAATGTCGGCGTTGCCATCGCCATTCAAATCTGCCGCCGCAATCGCGTTTGAGCCGATATCCGCGCCAAAACTCATCGCAGGCTGAAACGTGCCGTCGCCGTTGCCCAGGAACACACCGACTGTTGTCCTACTCGGAATGAAATTTGCTAATACTGCCAAGTCCGTCTTGCCGTCTCCATTGAAATCCGCCACCACTGGTGACATAGGATTAATGCCCGCACCGAAGTGTGCGGCAGTTTGGAACGTACCGTCGCCCTTGCCCAAAAACACGCTTATGGTGCCGGCAAACACATCATTCGTAACTGCTAAATCCGCCTTGCCATCACTATTGAAGTCTCCGATGACCACCGAATTGGCGGTTGCCCCGAACATCAGCGTCGCACCAGCGTGGAACCCATTCGTTGGTACTGCGCGAACAGTTTCTTTCACCGTGGCGCTCATGCTCGGACGATAAGCGGCGCCCCCGCCGTAATAAGCCTTCAGTGATCGGGCACCACTGGCAAGCATGCTTGTATGAAGAGTTGCGATGCCGTTCGATATGGATGAGATTCCGAGCAGCGTTGTGCTGTCGTAAAAGGTCACCTTGCCGGTTGTTGGCGCCGGCGTAATGGTGGCAGTCAGCGTGACCGGCTGTCCTAAACTCTGCGGGTTTGCTGAGCTGGTGAGCACTGTGCTCGTGGTCATTCCTGTTGCGACAGTGATTGTAAATGTTTGCGGCGCCGCCATATTGCCCAGATTATCCTGTACTGTCACGCTAAAGCCATAGGGGCTACCGCTCGTCGTCGTCGGCGTACCTGCAACAATGCCGCTCGCGCCATCTAACACTAAGCCAGGAGGCAGCGCTCCCGCGCCTATGGCCCAGTTACTGTAGAGTGTTCCACCTCCAGTCGCCACAAGCGTTGCTGCATATGGTGCGCCTGTATATCCATCGGGCAGTGCTGCTGAGGTAATGGTCAAGGTTGGTAAGCCAGTGAAATTCACAATCAGGTTGGCCATCGGAATGGGTACTGTTTTCGGTGAGGCCGCAAACGTGTAAATGGGATAGGTGACGGTGAGCGTTGCAGTTCCGGCAGCGGTAATTTGGTAAAACGAGTACCTGCCATCCGGTGCGGTCGTCGTCGTGCCAAGAACTGGATCTGAAACAGCCGCGTTTGCAATCGGCACATTGAGATTGTCGGTAATGGTGCCACTAATCGAACTCTGCGTGCGGTGGACTTGCAGAGATGCGACAGCACAATCAAGCGTGGGCAGCGCTCCATTCCCGACCTTGGGTGGTGTGCAACCGGCGGGGATCAAAAAGACCGCAATGTCAGTAGCCAGTTGATCGCTTCCTCCTGTGTCGATTGCTACTTGTACCGTTCCATCAGGATTGATCGGCACTGTCGGTTGGTCGAAGGTGGGCTTTGTCCACCATCCGCCAAAGACTTGGATATAGGTGGCAAGGACATAATCTGCTGGATGGATGCCGGTGACCTTCACATCGAGCGGATCAGCGCTGCCATAGGGCGGAACATACGTAAATGTGAGGGCCGTTGGTCCGGAAATAAAGCCATCGCCGGTACAGTCCACGGGTGCCGTCTGACCGTTAAAAAACGCGTTCATGCCCGACTTCATCGCGCCGTTCACATCCCACAGGCCCCAATGTGCCCCTACCGTTCCCTCATCGGTATTCGCCTTCCATGCTTCATCGAACGCCTCAAAATAAAATGACTTGATGCCATTGGCATTTGCCCAGGAAAGGAACTGCAGTGCGTACAAATTCGCGTTCGCAACGGACGGAACCGCAAAACCTTTGACACCTCCCGCCGACGGCCAACCCGTTTCACTCACATACACCGGCGTTGCACCCGCAGCAGTCTGGAGCTTCTGATATGAAGACTCGAGCGAGCAGAGCGCATTGTCTTGCGGTGTACTCTCCCAATAGGGATAGAGATTCGCGAACACAACATCGCTTGCTGCAATGAGACTGGGATTATCAATGAACGTTTGCCAAATATCGGCAGTAGTGACCGGAATGTTTTGGGGGATTGCCGCTCGAACCTGCTGCATGTATGCAAGTAATTGACTAACGGTCACATCTTTTCGACGGATTGCTTCCGATCCAACAATTGCGATGTCAACGAGCCCCGCGTTCGCGGCAGCAACGAGGCTGTTGATCTCAGCGGTGTTCTGCGCATCGTTGGGAGAAAGAGTGGGGTTAGAGATCCACGCATTCGCCGCGACTTTCAGCCCCATTTGGTGGGCGACTAATGGAATATTTTCAAGTCCATTGGTGCTCCCAAAGGACCGGACCCACGTTGTATAAGGCGCAATGATCTGCAGGCGGGCCGCAATCTGTTCGGGGGTAATCTGACTGCCGATGTTGGGATCCTGCCCGTTGAGATACGGGCTAAAGTCGATGCCGTACACCTTCTGAAGAGGATTTTGAGCCTCGACCTCGACTCCGCCCAGAATGACAGCAAGACAACAGAAAAAGCCGTACACGAACGCTTTGCCCACTGCGGGCAGCAGTCTCCCCGCGCATGTGCTGCACATGATTCACCGTCGCTTTCATAACCACTGACTGAAAAATAGTAGACGAAGGGAATGATATCAAAATTGGCCTCCCTTTTTGATTGCGTTGGGCTCGCGCTCCTGCGGATCTTGATGGTTGCACGCATGAGGATTTTGCGAGTCAGGCTGAAACTGATCAGGTCGGTGAAAATGGGTTCGGGATCTTCAATCGCGATTTCGAACTGGTGAATGAAAGTTCCCTGCGGCGTCCGAGAAAGCCTTTGATTGGCTTGGTCGATGTTTCAATGAACTTCTCGATATCAAAAGCTTTGGCATTTTCACCCCATCTGCCCTTGTAAATGGGCCAGCCGGAAGCATGCGTAAGAACGAGCACGGGCCACGCACCAGTCGGGCCGAGAGTGGCGCTTTCCTGAAATTCGAGCGAGTATAGCGGGTGCTTGAATA
It includes:
- a CDS encoding DUF4411 family protein is translated as MPYIFDTNSIVALSHYYPKRFPSFWTRFDAAVEAEDVVSVREVSREIENHSHIQPWLADWLTAHKSVFRVPTPEEMRFVVEIFRVKPFQALVGEKQRLRGTPAADPFVIGCAKISNGVVITQEVKKDGGAKIPNVCDHFGIQWTNLEGFLAAKGWEF
- a CDS encoding ImmA/IrrE family metallo-endopeptidase, producing MGNPVTGINPRILEWARKGSGQSIEDVAAAFGKESSVIQEWESGQSAPTYVQLEKLAYSVYKRPIAIFFFPDIPDEIDPKQSFRTLPGTEIEELGADTRHKVREARAMQLSLSELANGSNPSPRQLLKDISAKASESASSIAEKIRDYLEIPLSVQKGWKSIEDGLKTWRAAVEDNGIFVFKDSFKQKDVFGLSLYDEEFPLILINNSNAQTRQIFTLFHELAHLIVHESGVTKQDDSYIDKLHGHSRQVEVFCNRLAAELLLPSSDFKATLRTYERPDEEAVNAIAWTYKVSREVVLRRLLDMELVGKQRYERDVKKWREEYDARVKADAQAGKGGGNYYATQASYLGEKYLSLAFSSYYKGRISVDQLADYLNVSVKNIPGLEQFVLQKTS
- a CDS encoding FG-GAP-like repeat-containing protein produces the protein MGKAFVYGFFCCLAVILGGVEVEAQNPLQKVYGIDFSPYLNGQDPNIGSQITPEQIAARLQIIAPYTTWVRSFGSTNGLENIPLVAHQMGLKVAANAWISNPTLSPNDAQNTAEINSLVAAANAGLVDIAIVGSEAIRRKDVTVSQLLAYMQQVRAAIPQNIPVTTADIWQTFIDNPSLIAASDVVFANLYPYWESTPQDNALCSLESSYQKLQTAAGATPVYVSETGWPSAGGVKGFAVPSVANANLYALQFLSWANANGIKSFYFEAFDEAWKANTDEGTVGAHWGLWDVNGAMKSGMNAFFNGQTAPVDCTGDGFISGPTALTFTYVPPYGSADPLDVKVTGIHPADYVLATYIQVFGGWWTKPTFDQPTVPINPDGTVQVAIDTGGSDQLATDIAVFLIPAGCTPPKVGNGALPTLDCAVASLQVHRTQSSISGTITDNLNVPIANAAVSDPVLGTTTTAPDGRYSFYQITAAGTATLTVTYPIYTFAASPKTVPIPMANLIVNFTGLPTLTITSAALPDGYTGAPYAATLVATGGGTLYSNWAIGAGALPPGLVLDGASGIVAGTPTTTSGSPYGFSVTVQDNLGNMAAPQTFTITVATGMTTSTVLTSSANPQSLGQPVTLTATITPAPTTGKVTFYDSTTLLGISSISNGIATLHTSMLASGARSLKAYYGGGAAYRPSMSATVKETVRAVPTNGFHAGATLMFGATANSVVIGDFNSDGKADLAVTNDVFAGTISVFLGKGDGTFQTAAHFGAGINPMSPVVADFNGDGKTDLAVLANFIPSRTTVGVFLGNGDGTFQPAMSFGADIGSNAIAAADLNGDGNADIVVANATSNDVSVLLGNGDGTFQSAVNFGVGSYPLSVSVGDFNDDGRADIVSANSGLFGGGHDVSVLLGNGDGTFQSAVDFGVGPYPYFVVVGDFNGDGEVDLAVANYATYCCSTIPSVSVLLGNGNGTFQTALSFAAGSQPFSLAVGDFNGDGAADLAVVNDSTDYVILLLGNGDGTLQAPVNLSPGSSSLRSIAVGDLNSDGATDIITATGAVFLGSLLPRQRPRGQLTSQ